One genomic segment of Microcella indica includes these proteins:
- a CDS encoding DUF3263 domain-containing protein → MDARSDALDEPARRVLEFERDWWGHSGAKELRIRRDFGWSAARYYQVLNAVIDTDVAARYDPVLVGRLREVRQQRSQQRRTRRPSTTGAA, encoded by the coding sequence ATGGATGCCCGATCCGACGCCCTCGACGAGCCCGCGCGCCGCGTGCTCGAGTTCGAGCGCGACTGGTGGGGCCACAGCGGCGCGAAGGAGCTGCGCATCCGTCGTGACTTCGGCTGGAGCGCCGCCCGCTACTATCAGGTGCTGAACGCCGTGATCGACACCGATGTCGCCGCACGCTACGACCCGGTGCTGGTCGGTCGCCTGCGGGAGGTGCGGCAGCAGCGCTCCCAGCAGCGCCGCACGCGGCGCCCCTCGACGACCGGCGCAGCCTGA